From Kitasatospora sp. MAP12-44:
CCGCTGTTGAGCGCCTCGATCCGGTTGTCGGTGGACAAGAAGGCGCGGGCGATGTTCGGGACCCGGTGGCCCGACTGGATCTCGCTGCTGGCCGGGCTGATCCAGCAGGCGAAGGAGAACGGGGAGGTGCTGGCGCACGTGGTCCCGACCGACACCGCCCGGCTGGTGGTGGGTGCGTGGACGGGCGTGGAGCTGGTGGCGGAGGGGCTGCCGGAGGAGTACAGCCTGGAGAGCGAGATCGCCCAGCTCTTCGACCACCTGCTGCCGGGAATCGCGGTGCCGGCCGTGCTGGCCCGGCTGGACACCGCGGCGGACCGGGGCACCCGACTCGTCGCCCAGGCCCGGGAGTCGGCGCAGGTGGCGCAGGCGGCGCTGGCAGCGGAAACAGCGGGGTCGTAGCGCTGGTGGCGGGTGCGCGGGGTCGGCGCCGGGGCTGCGATTCCAGTGTGAATCCAGGCGGTTCGGTGACCCTCCTGGTCCACGTATCCGCCCCCGCACGAGAATGACGGTGAAGTCGACATGGCGATAAGCCCCGAGCGTTTCCGTGAGGTCTTCGGTTCCTTTCCGACATCCGTCTCGGTGATCACGGCGCTGGACGACCAGGGCCAACCCCGCGGATTCACCTGCAATGCCGTCTGCGCGGTGTCCGCCGCGCCACCCCTGCTGCTGATCTGCGTCGACAAGAACTCGCAGACGCTGCCTGCGATCGCCGCCTCCGGGGCGTTCGTGGTCAATGTGCTGGCGTCCTCCGGAGAGGAGGTCTCGCGGCTCTTCGCGGGCAAGGAGACGGACAAGTTCACCGCCGTCGACTGGCGGCCCTCGGCGCTGGCCGACGGTGCGCCGATCCTCGCGGACGTCGCGCTGGCCTACGCCGAGTGCCGGGTGGTCGACACCGTCGAGGGGGGTGACCACTGGATCTTCATCGCCCGGGTGGAGGGCGCGGAGGTGGCGGCCCGTGAGGCGCTGCTCTACTTCAAGCGCCACTACAGCGTCTGGAACCAGGAGTTGGCCGCCGCCCACTGAGTGGGAGCGGTCGCCGCCCGCCCGCCGTCAGACGAGTGCGCCGACCGGTCGGACGGCGGTTCGGACGGCGGGTCGGCTGGTGACCGCGCTCTGGTGGGGAATGTCCGCCGGGGCGTTCGCGGCGAAGTCCACCGAGAGGTCCGGGGTGCCGGCCGGATTCAGTCCGGCCAGCGCCTCGGGCGTCGCCAGGACGGGGTGCAGCAGTTGCCAGAATCCGGTCAGGGCGCTGCGCGAGAGCCACTCCCGGTTCGTCCGGCCGAGCACCTCGAACCCGGTGGTGGCGGCCACGATCGCGGCGGCCAGGCTCTGCTGGGAGGCGCCCGGGGCGAGCACGCCCTCGAGCGCCGCCTGCGAGAGCAGCTGCTGCACGCAGCTCTGCCACTCCTGGCGAAGGCTGAGCCCGGGGCCCTTCGCGCCGTCGCAGCTCAGCTGGAACCCGGCCCGCGCCGTGACGTCCGAGCGGAGCAGGTCCGCGAGTTCGTGTGAGGTGTCGGTCAGCACCTGCAGCGCGTTGCGGCCGGTCAGGCTCGCGCTGCGGGCCGCGCCGCGCAGCGCGAGGGCGGCCTCGGCCTCGACGGCGGCGGCCAGCGCGGCCTTGTTCTCGAAGTGGAAGTGCAGCGCGCCCGAGCTCACCCCGGCCTCGGAGCTGATGCCGGCCATCCTCGCCTGGATGTAGCCGTACTGGTCGAAGGCCTCGGCCGCCGAGCGGATCAGCTCGCGGCGGGTGCGGGCCGAACGTTCCTGTTTCGTCACCGGGAACCGCCTCTGGTGGGATGCATGGGCGTCACTATAAAACCAACCGCGATGTTTTGTCTTGGATTCGACGCATCGACAGCGACGGCGCCTGCCTGCGGTGCCATCGCCCTTGCCAGGGTCGGTGGAAGCGCCAAGTCCATTGCCCTGCGCCCGTCTTGGGTGGCTTTGGCAGGCCAGTACGCTCTGCTGGAGTGTGGCGTGAGTGACCCATGGGACTCAGGGGATCCGCGAGGAACAGCACGGATGGTATGTTTTGCCCGATGCCGATCCGAGGCAGCTCACTGGGCCGACGAGGCCAGGCGCGGGCCGTCCACTCGGCGCAGGGCGGGTGGACGGCCGGTGATTGAGTGGCACCCGCCGACGGTCTTCAACCAGTGGTATTCAAAGGGCGCATGGGCTGCAACTAGTATGGGGTCCGCAGCAAAGAGCATCTGTGTGAGCTGCTGCGATCTGGCGACCGGAGGAGCGACGGGATGACCGATTCGGCCGAAGCGACGGCACTCTCGGAGAAGATCGACGCGCTGTTCCGGACCGTCCGCCGTCCCAACCGCGAGCAGTACAGCCACGAAGAGGTGGCGAAGGCCTGTCGCGAGGTCACCGGTGAGAGCTTCTCCGCCACCTACCTCTGGCAGTTGCGCACCGGCCGTCGCAACAACCCGACCAAGCGGCACCTTGAGGCGCTGGCCCAGTTCTTCCAGGTCCCGCCCGCCTACTTCTTCGACGAGGAGCAGGGCGGCGAAATCGCCAAGGAGATCGCCCTGCTGGGCGCGCTGCGTGACGCGGGGGTGCGCAGCATGGCCCTGCGCGCGGTCAACCTCTCCCCCGAGGGGCTGGACACGGTGAGCGACCTGATCGACGCGATCGCCCGCCGCGAGGCCTCCCGCGAGGCGGCCAAGAACCGCCGCGGCTAGGGGCTAGCGGCTAGCGGCTTTCGCGCGAAAGCCCCGGAAGCCCGTCAGGCGAGGCCGAGTTCGGCCTCGCCGAGCGGCGCGAAGTGCCGTTCGACCTCGGCCGGGGAGACCTCGGCCAGGGTGGCCGGCGACCAGCGCGGGTTGCGGTCCTTGTCGATGACCTGCGCCCGGACGCCCTCGATCAGGTCCGGCGAGGCGAGGCCCGCGCAGGACACCCGGTACTCCTGGTCGAGCACCGCGCCCAGCGAGACCAGCCGACGGGCCCGGCGCAGCGCCGCCAGCGTCACCTTCAGCGCGGTCGGCGACTTGGCGAGGATCTGCTCGGCCGCCTCCTTGGCCTGCGGCAGCCCGCTGTCCGCCAGCCTCTCCAGGATCTCCTCGACACTGTCGGCCGCGTAGCAGTGGTCGATCCACTCGCGCTCGGCGGCGAGCTCGGACGGCCCGGCCGGGGCGCTGAACTCGGCCACCGCGGCAGCCGGTTCGACGCCGGCCAGGGCCTCGGTGAAGGCCGCCAGCCGCTGCGACGGCACGTGGTGGTCGGCGAAGCCGCAGTACACCGCGTCCGCGCCGCTGAGCCGCCCGGCGGTCAGCGCAAGGTGGGTGCCCAGCTCGCCGGGCGCCAGCGCGAGCAGCCGGGTGCCGCCGACGTCCGGCACAAAGCCGATGGCCGTCTCCGGCATGCCCAGCGAGCTGCGCTCGGTGACCACCCGGACCGAGCCGTGCGCCGAGACGCCGACCCCGCCGCCCAGCACCAGCCCGTCCATCACCGCGACATACGGCTTCGGGTAGCCCGCGATCCGGTGGTTGAGCAGGTACTCGTCGTGGAAGAAGGCGCGCGCACCGGCCCCACCGAGCTTGGCGTCGTCATGGAAGAAGCGGATGTCCCCGCCCGCGCACAGCCCTCGCTCGCCCGCGCCGGTGACCACCACGGCGAGCACCTGCTCGTCCTGCTCCCAGTCGGCGAGGACGGCGTGCAGCCGGCGGACCATGGCGTGGTCGAGGGCGTTGATCGCCCGCGGCCGGTTGAGGGTGAGCCGCCCCACCCGCCCGTCCTTGCGCGCCAGGACGGAGTCGTCGGACTGCGTGCTCATCGGGGTGCTCCTCGCGGGTCGGGCCGTGCCGCTGCCACGGTAGCGGGTGGCCGGAACAAGCCGAACGGAGACCTCGCCGGCACCGGGCGGTCCTGGACGGCGCGAGCGACGCGCCGAGCCGAATCGGGTTCGGCAGGCCGGTTCTGGGCGAGACTGACAGGCATGCTGGGGCTACCGGACCACATTCACGCCTTCCTCTTCGACCTCGACGGTGTGCTGACGCAGACCGCCAAAGTCCACGCCGCCGCCTGGAAGTCGATGTTCGACGGCTTCCTGCGCGAGGAGGCCCGCCGCACCGACGAGGAGTTCGTCCCCTTCGACCCGGTCGAGGACTACGACCGGTACGTGGACGGCAAACCGCGCCTGGACGGCACCCGTTCCTTCCTCGCGTCGCGCGACATCCGGCTGCCCGAGGGCAGCGCCGCCGACCTGCCCGGCACCCGCTCCGTTTACGGGCTGAGCACGGCGAAGAACGACACCGTGCTGCGGCTGATCCGCGAGCAGGGCGTCCAGCCGTACGCCGGCTCGGTGGAGTACCTGCACCGGCTGCGGGTGCTCGGCCTGCCCCGCGCCGTGGTCTCCTCCAGCGCCAACTGCCGTGACGTGCTGCGGGCGGCCGGCATCGACGGGCTGTTCGACGTGGTGATCGACGGCGAGACGGCCCGCCGGGACGGACTGCCGGGCAAACCGGCGCCGGACACCTATCTGGCCGCCGCCAGGGCCCTGAAGACCGAGCCGCAGCACGCGGCCGTCTTCGAGGACGCCCTGGCGGGGGTGGCCTCCGGCCGGGCCGGCGGCTTCGGCGTAGTGGTCGGGGTGAACCGCACCGGCCAGGCCGACGCGCTGCGCGCCAACGGCGCCGACCTGGTGGTGGACGACCTGTCCGACTTGTTCGAGGGGGAGCGCCGATGACCAGCCAGGAGGGATTCGCCGTCGACCCCTGGGGGTTGACCGAGCACCGCGTCGACCTGGTCGGCCTGGCCCGCGCGGAGTCGCTCTTCGCGCTCTCCAACGGCCATATCGGCCTGCGCGCCAACCTCGACGAGGGGGAGCCGCACGGCCTGCCGGGGACGTATCTGAACGGCGTCTTCGAGCTGCGCCCGCTGCCCTATCCGGAGGGTGGCTACGGCTTCCCGGAGTCCGGCCAGAGCGTCATCAACGTCACCAACGGCAAGATCATCCGCCTGCTGGTGGACGACGAGCCCTTCGACCTGCGCTACGGCGACGCGCTCGACCACCGGCGCTGGCTGGACTTCCGCGAGGGCGTGCTGCGCCGCGAGGCCAAGTGGACCTCGCCGGCCGGCCGGACGGTCATCGTCCGCTCCA
This genomic window contains:
- a CDS encoding ScbR family autoregulator-binding transcription factor — translated: MTKQERSARTRRELIRSAAEAFDQYGYIQARMAGISSEAGVSSGALHFHFENKAALAAAVEAEAALALRGAARSASLTGRNALQVLTDTSHELADLLRSDVTARAGFQLSCDGAKGPGLSLRQEWQSCVQQLLSQAALEGVLAPGASQQSLAAAIVAATTGFEVLGRTNREWLSRSALTGFWQLLHPVLATPEALAGLNPAGTPDLSVDFAANAPADIPHQSAVTSRPAVRTAVRPVGALV
- a CDS encoding flavin reductase family protein; the encoded protein is MAISPERFREVFGSFPTSVSVITALDDQGQPRGFTCNAVCAVSAAPPLLLICVDKNSQTLPAIAASGAFVVNVLASSGEEVSRLFAGKETDKFTAVDWRPSALADGAPILADVALAYAECRVVDTVEGGDHWIFIARVEGAEVAAREALLYFKRHYSVWNQELAAAH
- a CDS encoding beta-phosphoglucomutase family hydrolase — encoded protein: MLGLPDHIHAFLFDLDGVLTQTAKVHAAAWKSMFDGFLREEARRTDEEFVPFDPVEDYDRYVDGKPRLDGTRSFLASRDIRLPEGSAADLPGTRSVYGLSTAKNDTVLRLIREQGVQPYAGSVEYLHRLRVLGLPRAVVSSSANCRDVLRAAGIDGLFDVVIDGETARRDGLPGKPAPDTYLAAARALKTEPQHAAVFEDALAGVASGRAGGFGVVVGVNRTGQADALRANGADLVVDDLSDLFEGERR
- a CDS encoding enoyl-CoA hydratase/isomerase family protein gives rise to the protein MSTQSDDSVLARKDGRVGRLTLNRPRAINALDHAMVRRLHAVLADWEQDEQVLAVVVTGAGERGLCAGGDIRFFHDDAKLGGAGARAFFHDEYLLNHRIAGYPKPYVAVMDGLVLGGGVGVSAHGSVRVVTERSSLGMPETAIGFVPDVGGTRLLALAPGELGTHLALTAGRLSGADAVYCGFADHHVPSQRLAAFTEALAGVEPAAAVAEFSAPAGPSELAAEREWIDHCYAADSVEEILERLADSGLPQAKEAAEQILAKSPTALKVTLAALRRARRLVSLGAVLDQEYRVSCAGLASPDLIEGVRAQVIDKDRNPRWSPATLAEVSPAEVERHFAPLGEAELGLA
- a CDS encoding helix-turn-helix domain-containing protein; this translates as MTDSAEATALSEKIDALFRTVRRPNREQYSHEEVAKACREVTGESFSATYLWQLRTGRRNNPTKRHLEALAQFFQVPPAYFFDEEQGGEIAKEIALLGALRDAGVRSMALRAVNLSPEGLDTVSDLIDAIARREASREAAKNRRG
- a CDS encoding ScbR family autoregulator-binding transcription factor is translated as MAQQERGIRTRRVILEAAASVFDEFGYEAATIAEILARAHLTKGALYFHFSSKEELARGVLDEAVTTDGVLSQTYRLQELVDTAMALAYRLPREPLLSASIRLSVDKKARAMFGTRWPDWISLLAGLIQQAKENGEVLAHVVPTDTARLVVGAWTGVELVAEGLPEEYSLESEIAQLFDHLLPGIAVPAVLARLDTAADRGTRLVAQARESAQVAQAALAAETAGS